The following is a genomic window from Fervidobacterium sp..
GGATAGGAAAGTAAGTATCTAAGTTAATTCTAATTATGGTGAGGGAGGCTCTCGCCTCCCCTTTATTAAAACCTGTTGGAGGTTGTGCTTATGAAGTATAAAACTAAGGAAGCAATTGTCGGATATATATTTGCGACACCGATCATTTTAACAGTGCTTATATTCACAATATACCCTATAATTGCAGCGTTTTATTACAGCCTCACAGACTATCAGCCACTTGAGGCAAGGAAATTTACATATTATTTTAATCCATACGATACTTTGGAGATTCATACAGGAATTCTCAGAGAAGAAGCGAAAAACTACAAAGTTGATGAAATAATCAAATTTTTCGACCCTGTAAGCTTCGTAGAAATTGATGTTGGCGTTAAGCTAAGTGAAGAGGAAAAAAAGATAATAAAAGAAAACTTTGACTCACTTAATTTGATAAATGATTACAAAGCTCAAAAATTGCCGAAGGAGATAAAAATTTCTGAATTTTTAAAGAAATATGTAAGAAACGACGGTAAAAGATTCACAAGGTATATTCCAAAATTCGTTGGTCTCGAAAATTTTAGACAGATGTTCAAAGACATGTATTTTTACACATCTTTCTGGAATGCCATACTTTATTCTCTAATAGTTGTCCCAGTCCAAACATTATTGGCAATAATCCTTGCAGTCGCTGCTAATTCAAAGATAAAGGGAGTAAATCTATTTAAGTCTATCTTCTTTTTGCCTGCTATAACCTCTTCGGCGGCGTTATCTATGATTTTTTGGCTTATATACTCTAAACCTGGCATATTGAATAAAATATTACTCAGTCTCTTTGGATGGGCTGGGTTTCAACCAATAGATTACTTAAACGAGCCAAACATTGCACTTTTTGCAATTATGGCAATGAACATCTGGTCCACAGCTGGATATTTTATGGTTACATTTTTGGCGGGTTTACAAGATATTCCATCAAGCATATACGAAGCGGCAAAGATAGATGGAGCAAATGGTTGGCAAACGTTCTGGAAAATCACAATCCCTTTGTTAAGACCACAAATTGTGTTTGTCTCAATTATGGGAACAATAGGTTGTATGCAAGTGTTTGACCAAATATATTTCTTGATAAGAAGCCTGAGAAATATAACAATATCTTTTTACATCTATAAAAATGCATTTGAATATGGAAAGATGGGATATGCAAGCGCACTTGCAGTTGTACTTTTTGCAGTTATTTTGCTGTTGTCACTTGTTCAAAGAAAAGTAATCAAAGAAGAATATTGAGGGAGGCTTGCTGTGTGAGAGTAAAGGTTAATATCTTTCTTTTTGTTCTCTTCGTTCTGTTCTTTTGGAATATAACATTTGCTCAGGAAATTGTGGTCGGAGTCACACAACCATTGAGTGGAAAATTTGCTGAGTATGGACAATATATACTTAGAGGTATCTCGATGGCTTATGAAGAGGTTAAATCTGTTCTTG
Proteins encoded in this region:
- a CDS encoding ABC transporter permease subunit: MKYKTKEAIVGYIFATPIILTVLIFTIYPIIAAFYYSLTDYQPLEARKFTYYFNPYDTLEIHTGILREEAKNYKVDEIIKFFDPVSFVEIDVGVKLSEEEKKIIKENFDSLNLINDYKAQKLPKEIKISEFLKKYVRNDGKRFTRYIPKFVGLENFRQMFKDMYFYTSFWNAILYSLIVVPVQTLLAIILAVAANSKIKGVNLFKSIFFLPAITSSAALSMIFWLIYSKPGILNKILLSLFGWAGFQPIDYLNEPNIALFAIMAMNIWSTAGYFMVTFLAGLQDIPSSIYEAAKIDGANGWQTFWKITIPLLRPQIVFVSIMGTIGCMQVFDQIYFLIRSLRNITISFYIYKNAFEYGKMGYASALAVVLFAVILLLSLVQRKVIKEEY